In Heliangelus exortis chromosome 18, bHelExo1.hap1, whole genome shotgun sequence, a single genomic region encodes these proteins:
- the LOC139804791 gene encoding collagen alpha-1(I) chain-like, which produces MQTIGKKDRAATSDPLIELEPVLVPPPPEPPPGTEGREGIGSPSPRSGRFSSGFASTPAIFRPTLHLPPGHPASPRSPHRFRPLQLPRPSGLGLCRLPPPPPPPACQTPAGPAAFVLPNRAGPGGETHGSGGIGGKGRSGFGPSPPGLGKFPSVVRTQPPPAPEGGPARPTCRPGRFPARRAPQHRSRQPFPSARKVPGGSTPLLGLAAPAPGPPELPGKRGKGWRGGNEATIGATAWGLTGARSRAAGLPQAPVSGERSNDRQPSSRGARVPGSTLLRQRRLLLLLLPSATARLRDGDEAAPAAAARPRLGASRSGAARAGGAKGPPNPQNRPGDTGTGPGERGVPAPSRPPGATQLRWGLRGSPRARRVPPRTWGEREASPLLTPPTRPPVSLSAPNRLGCGEVRPPAGSPPPPELPETPSSPAGVTGPKGGPGSPGLPGSVCPPPPVKPEPHPQTLGKFEVPERFRYRGRDGGVQGVSAPGKVPPGMGVKVPGSGCPSLPPTPSRRS; this is translated from the exons ATGCAGACAATTGGCAAGAAGGACAGAGCAGCAACATCAGATCCATTGATAGAGCTGG AGCCGGTTCTGGTCCCGCCGCCCCCCGAGCCCCCGCCGGGCACGGAGGGACGGGAGGGGATCGGCTCCCCCAGCCCACGCTCCGGGCGCTTTTCCTCGGGATTTGCCTCCACACCGGCGATCTTCAGACCAACCCTCCACCTTCCTCCGGGACACCCGGCTTCCCCACGGAGCCCACACCGGTTCCGGCCCCTCCAACTTCCCCGGCCCAGCGGCCTCGGTCTGTGCCGcctcccgcccccccccccgccccccgcctGTCAGACGcccgccggccccgccgcctTTGTCCTGCCGAACCGAGCCGGTCCCGGGGGGGAGACCCACGGGAGCGGGGGGATCGGGGGTAAGGGCAGGTCAGGGTTCGGCCCGTCCCCGCCGGGACTCGGCAAGTTCCCGTCCGTTGTGCGCACACAACCGCCTCCCGCACCTGagggcggcccggcccggcccaccTGCCGCCCAGGCCGCTTCCCCGCCCGCCGTGCCCCCCAGCACCGGAGCCGCCAGCCCTTTCCCTCAGCCAGGAAAGTTCCCGGTGGCTCCACGCCCCTCCTGGGGCTGGCGGCACCTGCTCCCGGCCCGCCGGAGTTACcggggaagagggggaaggggtggaggggggggaacGAAGCGACGATCGGCGCGACCGCGTGGGGACTCACCGGGGCGCGCTCCCGCGCCGCGGGGCTGCCGCAGGCCCCGGTCTCGGGGGAGAGATCCAACGACCGGCAGCCCTCCTCCCGGGGCGCCCGAGTCCCGGGCTCCACGCTGCTGCGTCAgcgccgcctcctcctcctcctcctcccttcgGCAACCgcccggctgcgggatggggatGAGGCGGcccccgctgccgccgcccGCCCTCGCCTCGGGGCGTCGCGATCCGGCGCGGCTCGGGCGGGCGGCGCGAAGGGGCCG CCGAACCCCCAGAACCGGCCCGGGGACACCGGGACAGGACCCGGGGAGCGGGGGGTGCCGGCCCCCTCCCGCCCTCCCGGGGCCACACAGCTGAGATGGGGGCTCCGGGGAAGCCCCCGAGCCCGGCGGGTCCCTCCCAGGACCTGGGGGGAGCGTGAGGCGAGCCCCCTCCTCACACCCCCCACACGCCCCCCGGTTTCCCTGTCGGCACCGAACCGCCTCGGGTGCGGGGAGGTTCGGCCACCGGCGGGGTCACCGCCTCCTCCCGAGCTCCCCGAGACCCCCTCATCCCCCGCAGGCGTTACCGGCCCGAAGGGGGGACCCGGCAGCCCCGGGCTCCCCGGTTCcgtgtgcccccccccccccgttaAACCCGAGCCTCACCCCCAAACTCTGGGGAAGTTTGAAGTCCCGGAGAGGTTCCGGTACCGGGGCCGGGATGGGGGAGTGCAGGGGGTGTCAGCCCCCGGGAAGGTGCCCCCGGGGATGGGGGTGAAGGTGCCGGGGTCGGGGTGCCCgtccctcccacccaccccgTCCCGGAGGAGCTGA